The following coding sequences lie in one Halorussus halophilus genomic window:
- a CDS encoding right-handed parallel beta-helix repeat-containing protein produces the protein MRVVLRVLPILVLTVLVVLTVVTASMLAGASAPASVGVGAEVAPTHSGSPAHSKSPTQSEFSARIDSCTTISDSGRYELVADIENATAGQCIRIRASDVVLDGRGHNIDGTGAFGTAGVSVGTWSRGVSNVTVRNFSVAQWDDAVRLTNADGGVLSNVTATESRIGVLLLNASGNRISGVRATDNAVHGVSLLDDSDRNRLAGVTALENALAGVQLVGAASENVVTNVAARRNEFGVALAGASENSIEGGEASANRIAGVWLSSARNNTVSGTRLSNRFYGVWLAAESANNTLRDNDATGNAVGFRLRDSDGNLLLENVATDNRDGVLLIESDGTRLVRNRIVENRRGVTLLAADGTVARENVVRENGRNWIYRRGSDRPA, from the coding sequence ATGCGCGTCGTCCTTCGCGTTCTTCCGATTCTGGTCCTCACAGTTCTTGTCGTCCTCACAGTCGTCACTGCCAGCATGCTCGCAGGTGCGAGCGCGCCTGCTAGCGTCGGTGTCGGCGCGGAAGTCGCGCCGACGCACTCCGGGTCGCCGGCGCACTCCAAATCGCCGACGCAATCCGAGTTTTCGGCGCGAATCGACTCCTGTACGACGATTTCCGACTCCGGCCGCTACGAACTCGTCGCCGACATCGAGAACGCTACGGCTGGCCAGTGTATCCGAATCCGCGCGAGCGACGTCGTTCTCGACGGCCGAGGTCACAACATCGACGGAACAGGTGCGTTCGGCACCGCCGGAGTCTCGGTCGGCACGTGGTCGCGCGGCGTCTCGAACGTCACCGTCCGAAACTTCTCGGTCGCGCAGTGGGACGACGCCGTGCGACTGACGAACGCTGATGGCGGCGTCCTCTCGAACGTGACGGCGACCGAGAGTCGAATCGGTGTCCTACTGCTGAACGCGAGCGGGAACCGGATTTCGGGCGTTCGAGCGACCGACAACGCGGTTCACGGCGTCTCGTTGCTCGACGACAGCGACCGCAATCGGCTCGCAGGGGTCACGGCCCTCGAAAACGCGCTGGCAGGCGTGCAACTCGTCGGCGCGGCCTCCGAAAACGTCGTAACGAACGTGGCCGCCCGCCGGAACGAGTTCGGGGTCGCCCTCGCGGGAGCGAGCGAAAACAGCATCGAGGGCGGCGAGGCAAGCGCGAACCGAATCGCAGGCGTCTGGCTCTCGTCCGCGCGGAACAATACCGTCAGTGGAACGAGGCTCTCGAATCGATTCTACGGCGTCTGGCTGGCCGCTGAGTCGGCGAACAACACGCTCCGAGACAACGACGCGACCGGTAACGCGGTCGGCTTCCGACTCCGGGACAGCGACGGCAACCTCCTGCTGGAGAACGTGGCGACCGACAACCGCGACGGTGTCTTGCTCATCGAGAGTGATGGGACGCGACTCGTGCGGAACCGAATCGTTGAAAATCGTCGCGGAGTCACGCTACTCGCCGCAGACGGCACTGTCGCCCGAGAGAACGTCGTCCGGGAAAACGGCAGAAACTGGATTTATCGACGAGGAAGCGACCGTCCAGCGTGA
- a CDS encoding DEAD/DEAH box helicase → MTDSDDETTEPFDVEAFHDAVEETGRPVVTAEEVARRVGRSQADTAQSLADLADEGSVERLDVSNDPVVWYPTDWGALADRERVVVFPSRRELVVDQPTQFTRAQLSQFAHLVDTTKTGGYLYEIRQEDVWNAPHESFEDLVGTVRDVLPERSPHLEEWLEGQWKRARRFVLKTHEDGYVVLEAASDDLMGNVARQKIDESHLRAPISDTESWVAEESVATVKRILYEAGYPVQDERDLETGEELDVELHLELRQYQRDWVEQFVNSNSGVLVGPPGSGKTVAAMGVLEAVGGETLILVPGRELASQWREEILGNTSLTEAQVGEYHGGKKQIRPVTIATYQTAGMDRHRKLFDEREWGLIVYDECQHIPSRVFRRSADLQSKHRLGLSATPVREDDKEEEIFNLIGPPIGTDWDALFDAGYVQEPEVQIRYVPWDEEAYREEYGSTVGHEKRQVAASNPAKVEEIRHLLAEHPTSKALIFVEYLDQGEELAEALDVPFISGEMPHPRRELHLQQFRDGQLDTVVVSRVGDEGIDLPDAELAIVASGLGGSRRQGAQRAGRTMRPTGNSRMYVLATRGTTEEEFARQRMRHLSSKGVRVTERDAEAVAERDVAPEEKSDDSDDE, encoded by the coding sequence GTGACCGATAGCGACGACGAGACGACGGAACCGTTCGACGTAGAAGCGTTCCACGACGCGGTCGAAGAGACGGGACGACCCGTCGTCACGGCCGAAGAAGTCGCGCGGCGAGTGGGTCGTTCACAAGCCGACACCGCGCAGTCCCTCGCGGACCTCGCAGACGAGGGGAGCGTCGAGCGACTCGACGTGTCGAACGACCCCGTCGTTTGGTATCCGACCGACTGGGGCGCACTCGCCGACCGCGAACGCGTCGTGGTGTTCCCGAGTCGGCGCGAACTCGTCGTGGACCAACCGACACAGTTCACCCGCGCACAACTCTCGCAGTTCGCCCACCTCGTGGACACGACGAAGACGGGCGGCTATCTGTACGAGATTCGACAAGAAGACGTGTGGAACGCCCCACACGAGTCGTTCGAGGATTTGGTCGGGACAGTTCGAGACGTGCTTCCGGAACGCTCGCCACACCTCGAAGAGTGGCTAGAAGGGCAGTGGAAGCGCGCGCGGCGGTTCGTCCTCAAGACCCACGAAGACGGCTACGTCGTCCTCGAAGCCGCCAGCGACGACCTGATGGGCAACGTCGCCCGACAGAAGATAGACGAGAGTCACCTGCGCGCACCCATCTCCGACACAGAGAGTTGGGTCGCCGAGGAGTCAGTCGCGACGGTCAAGCGAATTCTCTACGAGGCAGGCTACCCGGTGCAGGACGAACGCGACTTGGAGACCGGCGAAGAGTTGGACGTCGAACTCCACCTCGAACTGCGCCAGTACCAGCGCGACTGGGTCGAGCAGTTCGTCAATTCGAACTCTGGCGTGTTGGTGGGACCGCCAGGAAGCGGGAAAACGGTCGCCGCGATGGGCGTGCTGGAAGCCGTCGGCGGCGAGACGCTGATTCTGGTTCCCGGTCGGGAACTGGCTTCCCAATGGCGCGAGGAAATTCTGGGCAACACCTCGCTCACGGAGGCACAGGTCGGCGAGTACCACGGCGGCAAGAAACAGATTCGCCCAGTGACGATTGCGACGTATCAGACTGCTGGGATGGACCGCCACCGGAAACTCTTCGACGAGCGCGAGTGGGGACTCATCGTCTACGACGAATGTCAGCACATTCCGTCTCGGGTGTTCCGACGCTCTGCAGACCTCCAGAGCAAGCACCGCTTGGGTCTCAGCGCCACGCCCGTCCGTGAGGACGACAAAGAAGAAGAGATTTTCAACCTCATCGGGCCGCCCATCGGCACCGACTGGGACGCGTTGTTCGACGCCGGATACGTCCAAGAACCGGAAGTCCAGATTCGGTACGTGCCGTGGGACGAGGAAGCCTACCGCGAGGAGTACGGGAGTACGGTCGGCCACGAGAAGCGACAGGTCGCGGCGTCCAATCCGGCCAAAGTCGAGGAGATTCGACACCTGCTCGCCGAGCATCCCACGTCGAAGGCCCTGATTTTCGTGGAGTACCTCGACCAGGGAGAGGAATTAGCTGAAGCACTCGACGTTCCCTTCATCAGCGGCGAGATGCCCCATCCACGAAGAGAACTCCACCTCCAGCAGTTCCGCGACGGCCAGTTGGACACGGTAGTCGTCTCGCGCGTCGGCGACGAGGGCATCGACCTGCCGGACGCCGAACTGGCCATCGTCGCCTCCGGACTCGGCGGCTCTCGCCGACAGGGTGCCCAGCGCGCGGGCCGGACGATGCGTCCGACCGGCAACTCCCGAATGTACGTGCTGGCGACTCGTGGCACGACCGAAGAGGAGTTCGCCCGCCAGCGCATGCGTCACCTCTCCTCGAAGGGAGTCCGCGTGACCGAGCGCGACGCGGAAGCGGTCGCAGAACGCGACGTAGCTCCCGAGGAGAAATCCGACGACAGCGACGACGAGTAA
- a CDS encoding NosD domain-containing protein: protein MIRRSLPVASVAALVVAVAVAVAVAGVGTADFGASATDATAATEIDSCTTIEQSGTYVLTSDIEDGGNTAISESCIEIRADGVTLDGDNHTLDGRGVSHTKGITVSANDVTIRNLGVNDWHYGIWVRDGSATIDGVRTFSNAYGVRLQNAKGSTVTNATVEDNLIGIYADSGTGLSVEENNLSGNQIDVKYADSEQS, encoded by the coding sequence GTGATCCGTCGAAGCCTTCCGGTCGCGTCCGTCGCCGCCCTCGTCGTCGCCGTCGCGGTTGCCGTCGCCGTTGCGGGCGTCGGCACGGCGGACTTCGGGGCGAGCGCGACAGACGCGACAGCAGCGACCGAAATCGACTCGTGTACCACTATCGAGCAGTCCGGCACCTACGTCCTGACCAGCGACATCGAAGACGGCGGCAACACCGCGATTTCGGAGTCTTGCATCGAAATCCGCGCCGACGGCGTCACGCTGGACGGCGACAACCACACCCTCGACGGCCGTGGGGTCAGTCACACGAAAGGCATCACCGTCAGCGCCAACGACGTGACGATTCGGAACCTCGGCGTCAACGACTGGCACTACGGCATCTGGGTGCGCGACGGGTCGGCGACCATCGACGGTGTTCGCACGTTCTCGAACGCCTACGGCGTCCGACTCCAGAACGCGAAGGGGAGTACCGTCACCAACGCGACGGTCGAAGACAACCTCATCGGCATCTACGCGGATTCGGGGACTGGTCTCAGCGTCGAGGAAAACAACCTCTCTGGGAATCAAATCGACGTGAAGTACGCCGACAGCGAACAGTCCTAA
- a CDS encoding DUF1269 domain-containing protein, with protein MTELVVLAFDNENGALQARDKLIELQKQQLVTLKDAAVVVRKDDGKVDVKQAQSLVGAGALGGAFWGMLIGILFWMPWLGLAIGTITGAISGKLSDYGIDDKFIKEVGETIEPGHSGLFLLVEDVVADRVIEELKQYNPEVLRTNLSDEDEQNLRDAFAAEEIEA; from the coding sequence GTGACCGAACTAGTCGTACTCGCGTTCGACAACGAGAACGGGGCGCTCCAAGCCCGAGACAAACTGATAGAGTTACAGAAACAGCAACTGGTGACGTTGAAAGACGCCGCCGTCGTCGTCCGGAAGGACGACGGTAAAGTGGACGTAAAGCAGGCCCAGAGCCTCGTCGGCGCAGGCGCGCTCGGCGGCGCGTTCTGGGGGATGCTCATCGGTATCCTCTTCTGGATGCCGTGGCTCGGGTTGGCAATCGGGACCATCACGGGCGCGATTTCCGGCAAACTCTCAGACTACGGCATCGACGACAAGTTCATCAAGGAAGTCGGCGAGACTATCGAACCCGGCCACTCCGGCCTGTTTCTGCTGGTCGAAGACGTCGTCGCGGACCGCGTCATCGAGGAACTCAAACAGTACAACCCGGAGGTCCTCCGGACGAACCTGAGCGACGAAGACGAACAGAACCTCCGCGACGCGTTCGCGGCAGAAGAAATCGAAGCCTAA